The genomic interval GAtcacgtcatgatttgacaatgtgttactacaataaacatttgctaatgacgaattaattaggcttaataaattcgtcttgtaATTTACAtgtgaaatctgtaatttgttttgtcattagtctatgtttaatactttaaatgtgtatccgtatatctgatgtgacacgtccaaacttttcacccctgatCTAACACACAGCCTGAATGAATGTCTGTAATTCTGTATCGGCCATTGCTGTAGGTGGTGAGTTGATCACGGTTAGCTTGGTTCGGCATCCCGCTGCTGGAGATGTTCCATCCTTGACCGCCTGCAAGTCTGTCCCACTTTCAGCTGCGCAAAGTTAAAAAAACACGATCAGCACAGGCACAGCAGTATGAATTTCAGTTAGCCCCTGGCACAGCAAACACACCAAAAGATCATGTGTGTGTCACCACCTGCAAATCTTTGCAACCTTTTTCTCTCCCGGCACCGCCCTGCCCCCCACCGTCTCGCCGGAGCGTTGACGAGGACCTCTCTACTCTTCACCTCGCCGGTCAAGCGATTCCCGGCAGGGTTCAATTTTTCGATTTCGCTATTTCTATCAGGGTCACCGATATGGCCGAAAATCGGTAATTTTGGtccaaaataatttgaatttttaaattaaatttggtCAAGTTCAAACAATTTTCTGCCAAATTCAAAACACGAGAAACCGAAATCATTCGTACCGGGTGATCCGATAAACCAGAAATTTTCGCTCGCTCACGCCGATCGCGCGCGGCACCTGCTTACTAGTTACTACCCGTCCGCCTCGATCTTACCGTCGATAAAAATCGCCTCTCTTGCAATGCAGAGGCGGTTGCACCACGTacgacgccgcgccgcgcgcactcgcctcgccgtcgccgccatggccgcgctcTTCTTCGTCCTTCTGATCCCGCTCAtcctgctcgccggcggcgggcaagTCGCCgtggagtcggcggcgacgagtaGGGGCAAGCTGATCATGGTCGACCTGCTGGAGTACGGGAGCGGCGCGGGGACGCTGGCCATGAGGGTCGACACCATCCACGCCGCCGGCTTCGCCAACCGGAGCGGCCACTGGCACGCGCTGCGGGGGAACGGGCACCTGTTCGACGCCCTCGGGCTCGCCGCGGCCCGCCTCCCGTTCGGGAACACCTACgccgacctcgtcggcggcgtcgccaaCCTGCGCGGCCTGCCCATCTCGATGCCCTTCACGAACCGCGCCGCCACGGTGCTCTCCGGCTACgacccggccaccgccgccgccggcggcgacggcgaggcggcgctgaAGCGGGCGCTGGCGACGCTCACGGTGGCGATCGGCGAGGCGCAGCGGCTCCGGCCGGTCATGGACACCCTCCTGTTCGGCGGGCTGGGGGCCCGCGTCGCCGACGAGCACCTGCCGTACATCGAGCACTGGGACGCCATGTGGGAGGAGCTgacgcggtggaggaggagcggcggcggcgcgtggggcggGCCGTTCACCGGCGTGCTGAGGGAGCGCGCCAACATCGGCAGCGCGGAGGACGCGCTCGCCGTCATCGGGGTGGCGTTCCGGGATCACCTGCTGCGCGGCGCCACCATGCCCGACCTGAGCCCCCGTTCGATGGGATACTCTGATGGAGATCTCTAGTTAATTAACTCATCGTCACTCAGAAGAACAGGGGTTAACAACGTTGTG from Oryza glaberrima chromosome 3, OglaRS2, whole genome shotgun sequence carries:
- the LOC127768506 gene encoding 60 kDa jasmonate-induced protein-like; amino-acid sequence: MQRRLHHVRRRAARTRLAVAAMAALFFVLLIPLILLAGGGQVAVESAATSRGKLIMVDLLEYGSGAGTLAMRVDTIHAAGFANRSGHWHALRGNGHLFDALGLAAARLPFGNTYADLVGGVANLRGLPISMPFTNRAATVLSGYDPATAAAGGDGEAALKRALATLTVAIGEAQRLRPVMDTLLFGGLGARVADEHLPYIEHWDAMWEELTRWRRSGGGAWGGPFTGVLRERANIGSAEDALAVIGVAFRDHLLRGATMPDLSPRSMGYSDGDL